From a region of the Synechococcus sp. PCC 7335 genome:
- a CDS encoding alpha-glucosidase yields the protein MASTITADVKTDRDYRWWEEGVIYQVYALTFSDADGDGIGDLKGLIERLDYLNDGNEDSNTCLGIDAIWLSPVNKSPMVDNGYDIADYKSICSTFGDLDDFDTLVEEAHRRKVKIIMDLVVNHTSDQHPWFVESSSSRDNPKADWYLWQSAEGSQKFPNDWQSYFGGPGWTYSSERDQFYFHTFNKNQPDINWHNSEVRAAIHDIVRFWLDRGVDGFRLDASSAYVKDPYFRNNPLKYGASDKNDYNNYHHLYDKNLPENHVIIQEIRKVLDEYGDRVLIGETFIDSSLLESIIFYGKDNDELHLPITFEFPFSPWYPGYLQRKVDKVERLTPSGAWPTYFLDNHDIPRHLSRWIQCSLCVDSTAIAKAAATLLMTVRGTPILYYGQELGMEDNTDIPTEKQQDDAIRKSSTGETPPPRDGARTPMQWDNSIHAGFSFGKDVEPWLPVHKNYTECNVASELKDPDSILNFYRQLIRVRKQSAALRRGNCRFLIHYPHEHLAYLREYKDETVLVAINFSYEQPFATDVEIDCTGWTVLISTDYETDKIIDLSDSLQSFEVSVLSKRNYRL from the coding sequence ATGGCATCCACCATAACGGCAGATGTAAAAACCGATAGAGATTACCGCTGGTGGGAAGAGGGCGTTATCTATCAGGTGTACGCGCTGACTTTTTCAGACGCTGATGGGGATGGAATAGGGGATCTAAAAGGACTGATCGAGCGACTAGATTACTTGAATGATGGCAATGAAGATAGCAATACTTGCCTGGGGATAGATGCAATTTGGCTCTCACCAGTAAATAAGTCTCCAATGGTGGATAACGGCTATGACATTGCTGATTACAAGAGTATTTGCAGCACTTTTGGAGATCTGGATGACTTTGACACGCTAGTAGAAGAAGCGCATCGGCGCAAAGTCAAGATCATTATGGACTTGGTCGTAAACCACACGTCTGATCAGCATCCTTGGTTTGTTGAATCTAGTTCTAGTAGAGACAATCCGAAGGCAGATTGGTATTTGTGGCAATCGGCAGAAGGTAGCCAAAAATTTCCTAACGACTGGCAATCATACTTTGGTGGACCTGGCTGGACATACTCTTCCGAGCGAGATCAGTTTTACTTTCACACATTCAACAAAAATCAACCCGATATCAATTGGCATAATTCTGAAGTGCGAGCAGCCATCCACGACATTGTTCGATTTTGGTTAGACCGAGGCGTGGATGGCTTTCGCTTAGATGCGTCTAGTGCCTACGTAAAAGACCCGTATTTTCGTAATAATCCACTGAAATACGGTGCTTCTGACAAGAACGATTACAATAACTATCATCACTTATACGATAAGAACCTACCCGAAAACCACGTCATCATTCAAGAGATTCGAAAGGTTTTAGATGAGTATGGCGATCGCGTTCTCATCGGCGAAACATTTATTGATAGCTCACTACTCGAATCAATTATCTTTTACGGCAAAGATAACGACGAACTCCATCTACCTATCACATTCGAATTTCCGTTTAGTCCTTGGTATCCCGGATATTTGCAGCGAAAAGTTGATAAAGTCGAGAGACTTACACCATCAGGTGCTTGGCCTACCTACTTTTTAGACAATCACGACATTCCTCGCCATTTGTCACGGTGGATTCAGTGTAGTTTGTGCGTAGATTCGACCGCGATCGCCAAAGCAGCAGCCACTTTGCTAATGACAGTACGCGGCACACCCATCCTTTATTATGGGCAAGAATTAGGCATGGAGGATAACACAGACATCCCTACGGAAAAGCAACAAGATGACGCGATTAGAAAGAGTAGCACTGGAGAAACTCCCCCACCTCGTGATGGTGCACGGACACCCATGCAGTGGGATAACTCCATCCACGCGGGGTTTAGTTTTGGTAAGGATGTTGAACCTTGGCTGCCCGTACACAAAAACTACACTGAGTGTAATGTCGCCTCTGAGCTAAAAGATCCAGATTCAATCTTGAATTTTTATCGACAGTTAATTCGAGTACGAAAGCAAAGTGCTGCGCTAAGGCGAGGAAACTGTAGATTTCTGATTCATTATCCCCACGAACACTTAGCATATCTAAGAGAGTATAAAGATGAGACTGTACTAGTTGCGATTAATTTTAGCTATGAGCAGCCATTTGCAACAGATGTAGAGATTGATTGCACTGGCTGGACAGTCTTAATTTCTACAGATTACGAGACGGATAAGATCATTGATCTATCCGATAGCCTTCAATCGTTTGAGGTGTCTGTATTATCCAAGCGTAATTATCGTTTGTAG
- a CDS encoding DUF6653 family protein, producing the protein MDIFDRAERLMTMNDQTWQRHASPWSVWTRIFTVVPLISLAIWSRVWLGWYALVPIGLVLFWIWYNPRAFPAPTSTNNWGAKATFGERIFLDRQKVNIPQHHLRAANVLTLMSLIGLLIWSYGLFSLNFWATIAGIIGVVLPKTWFCDRMVWIYEDMKHTNPVYESWLKE; encoded by the coding sequence ATGGATATTTTTGATCGAGCCGAGCGCCTGATGACCATGAATGACCAAACCTGGCAAAGGCATGCCAGCCCTTGGAGCGTTTGGACTCGGATCTTTACGGTTGTACCACTGATTAGTCTGGCAATATGGAGTCGAGTTTGGCTAGGCTGGTATGCGCTAGTGCCTATCGGCCTAGTCCTTTTTTGGATCTGGTATAACCCACGGGCATTCCCAGCACCAACCTCTACCAATAATTGGGGAGCAAAGGCAACTTTTGGCGAACGTATTTTTCTTGATAGACAGAAAGTTAATATTCCACAGCACCATCTACGAGCGGCAAATGTTTTGACACTGATGTCATTGATTGGTTTGTTAATTTGGAGCTATGGACTGTTTAGTCTGAACTTCTGGGCAACTATCGCAGGTATCATAGGAGTCGTTCTGCCCAAAACGTGGTTTTGCGATCGCATGGTCTGGATATACGAAGACATGAAGCACACCAATCCGGTTTACGAGTCTTGGTTGAAGGAATAA
- a CDS encoding protelomerase family protein: MPIATTAMMTTLKHNWEEAIAQCSTEWLKSLLRELLPQVVDVADTADGHHQAQQWDVLVKERMAQRGLSTPSQQKNPITDVRRVLKAIDQNHPALADVGFNPEEWTMINMPSEQAVSQRSAKPLNDPDEIARRAAVLLQSESWSELAAGLAVATGRRAAEVIQTAQFKQASQWSVWFTGAVKRRGEAVALEFELPTLVEAASVVSATRRLRSLLDTEGMSNREINRAYSHAIAQACDRSFKDLVPARDGKDNLYTHLFRSVYSTIATFWFCPVDVPELEFRAAIQGHYKVLEEGRTELRRSLAASRHYFDYEISDQVIATHRGQRKGVRLNEPGVQIITAFRTTEVIEKEKVVMSRIGISESDKQRVLAIQGELGLGTQHDTMQLILDAADTAISLADALGCQPIELGEKIEMINQRLEEEQRRNGQLRAKLAEAEKMVGGVGTSQIIEQSLAMAHEFNGHLKQENQRLRKQLAQAHDDRESLKAQLVRFEAAQHQLQQLQQLLGGTLNDQANSQTTVAQIGTDQQTKEVQTQSTTQQNRTVAAKKPAKEQNYSDQVEREVANLIREIMQYNDQQATDDSERWLINQSTLKQLTTRNQAIIKRVLEGEMADELKEHHDNYGLYGRMANRGKDIEQLKAALGIRK; the protein is encoded by the coding sequence ATGCCTATCGCCACTACGGCAATGATGACAACACTCAAACACAACTGGGAGGAGGCGATCGCGCAATGCTCTACTGAGTGGCTAAAGTCGCTACTGAGAGAGCTATTACCTCAAGTTGTCGATGTCGCTGATACGGCTGATGGACACCACCAGGCTCAGCAGTGGGATGTCTTAGTTAAAGAACGAATGGCACAGCGAGGGTTGAGCACACCTAGCCAGCAGAAGAACCCCATCACCGATGTTAGACGGGTGCTTAAAGCGATTGATCAGAATCATCCGGCGCTAGCCGATGTGGGCTTTAACCCAGAAGAATGGACAATGATCAATATGCCTTCTGAACAGGCGGTATCGCAGCGCTCGGCTAAACCGCTTAATGACCCCGATGAGATTGCCCGGCGAGCGGCGGTACTCTTGCAGTCTGAGTCCTGGAGTGAACTAGCAGCAGGCTTAGCAGTAGCCACCGGACGACGCGCTGCTGAGGTGATTCAAACCGCTCAGTTTAAGCAAGCTTCTCAGTGGTCTGTCTGGTTCACTGGCGCGGTCAAACGTCGCGGTGAAGCTGTTGCTTTAGAGTTCGAGCTACCAACGCTGGTTGAGGCGGCTAGCGTTGTCTCTGCTACTAGACGATTGCGATCGCTCCTTGATACCGAGGGTATGAGTAACCGCGAGATTAACCGCGCCTATAGTCATGCAATCGCTCAGGCTTGTGATCGCTCCTTCAAAGACTTAGTCCCCGCTAGAGACGGCAAAGATAATCTCTATACTCATCTATTTAGGTCTGTGTACAGCACAATTGCGACTTTCTGGTTCTGTCCAGTAGATGTGCCTGAATTGGAGTTTAGAGCAGCGATTCAGGGCCATTACAAAGTACTGGAGGAAGGCAGGACTGAGCTGAGGCGATCGCTTGCTGCTAGTCGTCACTACTTCGACTATGAAATCAGTGACCAGGTGATTGCTACACACAGAGGACAGAGGAAGGGAGTGCGCCTGAATGAACCAGGAGTCCAGATAATTACAGCTTTTAGAACAACAGAGGTAATTGAAAAGGAGAAAGTCGTGATGAGTCGGATTGGTATTTCTGAGAGCGATAAGCAGCGGGTGTTGGCAATTCAAGGTGAGCTAGGTTTAGGGACTCAGCACGATACGATGCAGCTGATCCTAGATGCAGCAGATACGGCAATTTCTTTAGCCGATGCGCTAGGGTGCCAGCCGATTGAACTAGGTGAGAAGATCGAGATGATCAACCAGCGGTTAGAGGAAGAGCAACGACGGAACGGTCAACTACGGGCTAAGCTCGCTGAGGCAGAGAAGATGGTAGGTGGAGTAGGGACTAGTCAGATAATTGAACAGTCTCTAGCCATGGCGCATGAATTTAATGGGCATCTCAAACAAGAAAATCAACGCCTTAGAAAACAGTTGGCGCAGGCGCATGATGATAGGGAGAGCCTCAAAGCTCAGTTGGTTCGCTTTGAGGCCGCTCAACATCAACTGCAACAATTGCAACAACTTCTTGGTGGCACACTGAATGATCAAGCGAATTCTCAGACTACGGTAGCTCAGATTGGGACAGACCAGCAGACTAAGGAAGTTCAGACACAATCAACTACCCAACAGAATCGGACGGTAGCTGCCAAGAAACCCGCTAAAGAGCAGAATTACTCCGATCAGGTCGAACGTGAAGTCGCCAATCTTATTCGCGAGATTATGCAATATAACGACCAGCAGGCTACCGATGACAGCGAAAGGTGGTTGATCAACCAATCTACCCTTAAGCAGTTAACGACTCGTAATCAGGCCATCATTAAAAGAGTACTCGAGGGGGAGATGGCAGATGAATTGAAGGAACATCACGATAACTACGGTCTCTATGGACGCATGGCGAACCGTGGCAAAGATATTGAACAGCTTAAGGCTGCGCTCGGTATTAGGAAGTAG